In the Paenibacillus sp. FSL H7-0357 genome, one interval contains:
- the fmt gene encoding methionyl-tRNA formyltransferase codes for MKIVFMGTPAFAVPSLQMLVEEGYEVVAVVTQPDRPQGRKKTLVPTPVKEAALSLGLPVLQPERLRRPEAVSELAAYKPDLIVTAAYGQILPKSVLELPVNGCVNVHGSLLPKYRGGAPIQRCIINGEQVTGVTLMYMAEGLDTGDMISRVEVPIGDEDTSGILFEKLSLAGRDLLKAEMPRLATGRLQATRQDDSEATYAPNLSREDERIDWNAGSREIYNRIRGLVPFSGAFTLWNGETFKVWAAAKPDGNSTGGTSAPGTVLAVNERGVEVKTGDGVVLLTSVQPAGKKAMSAGDFSRGAAMKPGTVLG; via the coding sequence ATGAAAATAGTGTTCATGGGAACGCCGGCTTTTGCGGTGCCCTCCCTGCAGATGCTGGTGGAGGAAGGTTACGAAGTTGTGGCCGTTGTCACCCAGCCTGACCGGCCGCAAGGCCGCAAGAAGACACTTGTACCAACTCCGGTGAAGGAGGCGGCGTTGTCTCTGGGGCTGCCAGTCCTGCAGCCAGAACGGCTGCGCCGGCCGGAAGCCGTATCAGAGCTGGCCGCCTATAAGCCGGATTTGATTGTTACTGCGGCATACGGTCAAATTCTGCCCAAATCGGTGCTGGAACTGCCCGTGAATGGCTGTGTCAATGTTCATGGCTCGCTGCTGCCGAAATACCGCGGTGGAGCGCCGATTCAGCGCTGTATTATCAACGGTGAGCAGGTCACCGGAGTCACGCTGATGTACATGGCGGAAGGGCTGGATACCGGGGATATGATATCGCGGGTTGAGGTTCCCATCGGAGATGAAGATACTTCAGGGATATTGTTTGAGAAGCTGAGTCTTGCCGGACGGGATCTGCTGAAGGCGGAAATGCCGCGTTTGGCTACCGGTCGTCTTCAGGCTACGCGCCAAGACGACAGTGAAGCCACCTATGCGCCGAATCTCAGCAGGGAAGACGAGCGGATTGACTGGAATGCCGGATCGCGCGAAATTTATAACCGCATTCGGGGACTGGTCCCGTTCTCCGGCGCGTTTACGCTCTGGAACGGTGAAACGTTCAAGGTGTGGGCGGCAGCAAAGCCTGACGGGAACAGCACGGGTGGAACGTCTGCGCCAGGCACGGTATTAGCTGTTAACGAGCGGGGCGTCGAGGTGAAGACCGGCGATGGAGTTGTGCTGTTGACCTCAGTGCAGCCTGCTGGCAAAAAAGCAATGAGCGCTGGCGACTTCAGCCGTGGCGCGGCCATGAAGCCCGGGACGGTGCTCGGTTGA
- the rsmB gene encoding 16S rRNA (cytosine(967)-C(5))-methyltransferase RsmB — protein MSAGGHNGTGRSGQAPSTKGATAKPNRKGAAGGKSSADSAREVALDVLVRVEQQGAYSNLLLNSSLQKSGLSREDTGLVTELVYGSISRMLTLDYVLGDFVTKGIAKLQPWVRNLLRLSLYQIMYLDRIPSHAAVNEAVNIAKKRGHQGISGMVNGVLRSVLRAGDLPVLKEGLSGEERISILHSHPLWMVQRWAAEYGMETAEAMCAANNEPPSVSVRVNTTMISRDNLLAQMQQAGLEASVSRVSPYGIVVKGGGNLALTSWYSDGYISIQDESSMLVAEAVDPKPGMNVLDCCAAPGGKSAHMAELMKDEGSIYANDLHEHKAKLIADQALRLGLESITTGSRDALELVDTLEPESFDRILLDAPCSGLGVIRRKPDLKWRKQPEDVASVAVLQGELLQSVARLLKPGGVLVYSTCTTEQAENSTIVADFLKNNPGFAPVTFSSPVWERLEETAVAAGEGIQLLPQHFGSDGFYIARLERLL, from the coding sequence TTGAGCGCGGGCGGCCACAATGGCACAGGACGAAGTGGACAGGCCCCCTCTACAAAAGGGGCAACTGCCAAACCAAACCGCAAGGGCGCTGCTGGCGGCAAATCGTCGGCAGACTCTGCCCGTGAGGTAGCTCTCGATGTTCTCGTCCGGGTTGAACAGCAGGGGGCTTACAGTAACCTGCTGCTCAACAGCAGCCTGCAGAAATCAGGGCTTAGCCGGGAAGATACGGGACTTGTCACAGAGCTTGTATACGGCAGCATCTCTAGGATGTTAACGCTGGATTATGTACTGGGAGATTTCGTGACTAAGGGAATCGCCAAGCTGCAGCCTTGGGTGCGCAATCTGCTGCGCCTGAGTCTGTATCAAATCATGTATCTCGACCGGATTCCATCACATGCAGCCGTAAATGAGGCTGTGAATATAGCCAAGAAACGCGGACACCAAGGGATTTCGGGAATGGTCAACGGGGTTCTCCGCAGCGTGCTGCGGGCCGGTGATCTGCCTGTACTGAAAGAAGGGCTCAGCGGGGAGGAACGGATTTCCATTCTCCATTCGCATCCGCTCTGGATGGTGCAGCGCTGGGCGGCTGAATATGGTATGGAAACGGCTGAAGCCATGTGCGCGGCCAATAATGAACCACCTTCGGTCAGCGTGCGGGTGAACACAACGATGATCAGCAGGGACAATCTGCTGGCACAGATGCAGCAAGCGGGATTGGAAGCCTCTGTGTCAAGAGTAAGCCCGTACGGAATTGTTGTAAAAGGTGGAGGTAATCTGGCATTGACCTCCTGGTACAGCGATGGATACATCTCGATCCAGGATGAGAGCTCTATGCTGGTGGCTGAAGCTGTTGATCCTAAGCCGGGAATGAACGTGCTTGATTGCTGCGCTGCCCCGGGCGGCAAAAGCGCGCATATGGCTGAGCTGATGAAAGACGAAGGCAGTATCTATGCCAATGATCTGCATGAACATAAGGCAAAGCTGATTGCAGATCAGGCGCTGCGGCTGGGCCTGGAGTCCATAACAACAGGCAGCCGCGATGCACTTGAGCTTGTGGATACGCTTGAGCCGGAATCCTTTGACCGCATCCTGCTGGATGCCCCGTGCTCCGGCCTTGGCGTAATCCGCCGCAAGCCGGATCTGAAATGGCGCAAGCAGCCGGAGGATGTCGCCAGTGTTGCCGTCCTGCAGGGCGAGCTGCTGCAATCGGTTGCCAGACTGCTGAAACCCGGCGGCGTGCTGGTCTACAGTACGTGCACAACAGAGCAGGCGGAGAACAGCACCATTGTTGCTGATTTTCTAAAGAATAATCCCGGGTTTGCACCTGTGACTTTCAGCTCCCCTGTATGGGAGCGTCTTGAAGAAACTGCAGTTGCCGCAGGAGAGGGCATACAGCTCCTGCCGCAGCATTTTGGAAGCGATGGGTTCTATATTGCCCGGCTGGAACGACTCTTGTAA
- the rlmN gene encoding 23S rRNA (adenine(2503)-C(2))-methyltransferase RlmN — protein sequence MKPLIYDFSLEELQQWAKDNGEPAFRGGQIFDWLYVKRVSEFESMSNLSKALRMKLNDQFSINALTEITKLESKDGTVKFLFGLHDDHAIETVIMKHNYGNSVCVTTQVGCRIGCTFCASTLGGLKRDLTAGEIVAQVVRSQQILDARGERVSSIVIMGTGEPFENYDATMRFLRLMIHEKGLNIGQRHITVSTSGIVPNIYKFAEEDTQINLAISIHAPNDALRSKLMPVNRRYPFDDVIESLRYYQAKTGRRISFEYALIGGVNDQPEHAKELAGVLKTMLCHVNLIPVNHVPERKYVRTSRNDIFEFQRILADQGVNVTIRREQGHDIAAACGQLRAKHMELG from the coding sequence ATGAAACCTTTAATATATGATTTTTCTTTGGAAGAGTTGCAGCAGTGGGCGAAAGATAACGGTGAGCCCGCTTTTCGCGGCGGACAAATCTTCGACTGGCTGTATGTAAAGCGGGTAAGCGAGTTTGAATCCATGAGCAATTTGTCCAAGGCGCTGCGCATGAAGCTGAATGATCAGTTCAGCATCAATGCCCTTACCGAGATTACGAAGCTGGAGTCCAAGGACGGTACTGTGAAATTCCTGTTCGGTCTGCATGACGATCATGCGATCGAGACAGTTATTATGAAACATAACTATGGCAATAGCGTGTGTGTAACGACACAGGTAGGCTGCCGGATCGGCTGTACCTTCTGTGCTTCCACACTTGGTGGGCTGAAACGCGATTTGACCGCAGGCGAGATTGTTGCCCAGGTCGTCCGTTCACAGCAAATTCTTGATGCGCGCGGCGAGCGTGTCAGCAGCATTGTAATTATGGGTACAGGCGAGCCCTTTGAGAACTATGACGCAACGATGAGATTCCTGCGTCTTATGATCCATGAAAAAGGCCTGAATATTGGCCAGCGCCATATTACCGTTTCTACCAGCGGAATTGTACCGAACATTTACAAATTCGCTGAGGAAGATACACAAATCAATCTGGCCATTTCCATTCATGCGCCAAATGATGCCCTGCGCTCCAAGCTGATGCCGGTGAACCGCCGCTATCCGTTTGACGACGTGATTGAATCTCTGCGTTACTACCAGGCCAAGACTGGGCGTCGTATCAGCTTCGAGTACGCACTGATCGGCGGAGTGAACGACCAGCCAGAGCATGCGAAGGAATTGGCGGGGGTCCTCAAAACAATGCTTTGCCATGTCAACCTGATTCCGGTCAACCACGTGCCGGAGCGTAAGTATGTAAGAACTTCACGTAATGATATCTTTGAATTTCAGCGTATTTTGGCCGATCAGGGTGTGAATGTTACCATCCGCCGTGAGCAGGGCCATGATATTGCGGCCGCATGCGGACAGCTGCGCGCCAAACATATGGAGTTGGGGTGA
- a CDS encoding Stp1/IreP family PP2C-type Ser/Thr phosphatase — protein sequence MIRTVHASDIGRVRTVNEDSVWIGATRHGYTLGIIADGMGGHLAGDTASRLALETMRNSLEGLQPDLSEEELREALAAAITEANGIVHSEASRDEKYHNMGTTVVSVLLKGSAGYIGHIGDSRAYLVKDGAATQLTEDHTLVNELFKNGQISLEELDNHPRRNVLTRALGTDPEVHADLAPVNLAMGELLLLCSDGLSNFVSLEHMGKVAGIQEIPLEERADRLLQLALLAGGGDNISLAMLEHQGEAAVPETKEWNR from the coding sequence TTGATCAGAACAGTTCATGCCAGCGACATTGGCCGGGTACGTACCGTCAATGAGGATTCGGTCTGGATCGGCGCGACGCGCCACGGTTATACCCTCGGTATTATCGCCGATGGAATGGGCGGACATTTGGCTGGCGACACCGCAAGCCGGCTCGCCTTGGAGACGATGAGGAATTCCCTTGAAGGGTTACAGCCTGATCTTTCAGAGGAAGAGCTGCGGGAAGCGCTGGCTGCCGCAATTACAGAAGCCAATGGTATCGTCCACAGCGAGGCTTCGCGCGACGAAAAGTACCATAATATGGGAACTACAGTCGTTTCTGTTCTACTGAAGGGGTCAGCGGGATATATTGGCCATATAGGGGACAGCAGGGCTTATCTGGTTAAGGACGGTGCAGCTACGCAATTAACCGAGGATCACACGCTGGTCAATGAGCTGTTCAAGAACGGCCAGATCAGCCTGGAGGAGCTCGACAACCATCCGCGCCGCAACGTGCTGACAAGAGCACTGGGGACGGATCCCGAGGTCCATGCTGATCTGGCTCCTGTCAATCTGGCTATGGGGGAACTTCTGCTGCTATGCAGCGACGGCCTGAGTAATTTTGTCAGCCTGGAGCATATGGGTAAGGTTGCTGGAATACAAGAAATACCGTTAGAGGAAAGAGCGGATCGGTTGCTTCAGCTGGCATTGCTTGCTGGGGGCGGCGATAATATCAGCCTCGCTATGCTAGAACATCAAGGAGAGGCCGCTGTGCCCGAAACAAAGGAGTGGAATAGATGA
- the pknB gene encoding Stk1 family PASTA domain-containing Ser/Thr kinase has translation MIGHELGGRYQVIERIGGGGMALVYRAHDILLNRNVAIKVLRNQFVHDEEFIRRFRREAQSAASLSHPNVVSIYDVGQEDEVHYIVMEYIEGKNLNEIIKERAPLQVDESVRIASQICDALDHAHQNQIIHRDIKPHNILIGRNGRVKVTDFGIARAVTSTTITQTGSVVGSVHYFSPEHAKGVTTGEKSDLYSLGIVLYQMLTGVLPFLGESPISVALKHLQEEFEEPRLLNPLIPQSVENVILRSMRKNPEERYQSAKQMLQDLETCLLPERRSEAKSLFHDDGDDEDRTRIIPAIKPLQRGLGNRSGGEDRMQMQREEDEIIPSNPGKRRWGRPALWISLTLVILLAMGSVVWYVNAKLVVDEVTVPDVVNQTLEKATSMLDEAGLIAEPVMQYNPDFAENIVWEQGKKAETIVKEGTHIILSVSTEKTLSKMLELSTQTYDEAVKALIAEGVEQERITPVEEHNDNIPEGQVIRSEPAAGSDYDPETSSIKLYVSQGKDTVTMPDLTGSTQKQAKAKLEELGLVLDEVKEDTSYSVEKGQVMKQWPYEEGDTAAPGDKVSISISTGFPPEAIDYVFKVPVAPSSDGKKTQIRIVFSDATKDGAQQEWGTRTIAKSQVLSVPLILAPNKDGAVSIYQNGDYIEAFEIRYSDAKNGTVQMPEPPATATPVPTPEPTQAPTESPPEETIEPEILSPPTGEGENTGEAGQNQTGYLPDNSKNANVLTNDKKTNGKNKEKNKS, from the coding sequence ATGATCGGTCACGAATTGGGCGGCCGTTACCAAGTCATCGAACGGATCGGTGGAGGCGGTATGGCGCTTGTCTATAGAGCGCATGACATATTGCTAAACCGGAACGTCGCCATTAAAGTGCTGCGCAATCAATTTGTGCATGATGAGGAATTTATCCGCCGGTTTAGGCGGGAGGCGCAATCAGCCGCATCTTTATCACATCCGAATGTGGTCAGTATATATGATGTGGGGCAAGAAGACGAAGTTCATTATATTGTAATGGAATATATAGAAGGCAAGAACCTGAATGAGATCATTAAGGAACGGGCTCCGCTACAGGTAGATGAATCGGTGCGTATCGCTTCACAGATTTGCGATGCGCTCGACCATGCCCACCAGAACCAGATCATTCACCGCGATATTAAACCTCATAACATTCTGATCGGCCGCAATGGACGGGTTAAAGTAACGGATTTCGGGATTGCCCGTGCTGTTACTTCCACTACAATCACCCAGACGGGTTCAGTTGTAGGTTCAGTGCACTATTTCTCCCCGGAGCATGCCAAGGGTGTGACCACTGGAGAGAAATCTGACCTCTATTCTTTAGGTATTGTGCTCTATCAGATGCTGACGGGCGTACTGCCGTTTCTGGGCGAAAGTCCGATCAGTGTTGCGCTGAAGCATCTGCAGGAGGAATTTGAGGAGCCACGTCTGCTCAATCCGCTGATTCCGCAGAGTGTGGAGAATGTAATCCTGAGATCCATGCGCAAAAATCCGGAGGAACGTTATCAATCGGCCAAGCAGATGCTGCAGGATTTAGAGACATGCCTGCTGCCTGAGCGGCGCAGTGAAGCCAAATCCCTGTTCCACGATGACGGGGATGACGAGGACAGAACACGGATTATTCCAGCGATCAAGCCGCTCCAGCGGGGGCTTGGCAACCGCAGCGGCGGTGAAGACCGGATGCAAATGCAGCGGGAAGAGGATGAGATCATTCCTTCCAACCCGGGTAAGCGGAGATGGGGCCGCCCAGCTTTATGGATTAGTCTTACACTTGTAATCTTGCTCGCTATGGGCAGTGTTGTGTGGTATGTAAATGCCAAGCTGGTCGTTGACGAAGTGACAGTGCCGGATGTGGTTAACCAAACGCTTGAGAAAGCCACTTCCATGCTGGATGAGGCAGGACTCATTGCGGAACCGGTTATGCAGTACAACCCGGATTTCGCTGAGAATATCGTATGGGAACAGGGTAAAAAAGCTGAAACAATCGTCAAAGAAGGAACGCATATCATCCTGTCGGTCAGTACAGAAAAGACTCTGTCTAAAATGCTGGAATTGTCCACACAAACCTACGACGAAGCCGTTAAAGCGCTGATTGCAGAGGGAGTGGAGCAGGAACGGATCACCCCGGTAGAAGAGCACAACGATAACATTCCTGAAGGGCAGGTCATTCGTTCTGAACCGGCTGCGGGGAGTGATTATGATCCCGAGACGAGCTCTATTAAGCTATATGTCAGTCAAGGCAAAGACACGGTTACTATGCCTGATCTTACCGGTTCAACCCAGAAACAGGCAAAAGCGAAACTGGAGGAGCTGGGCCTTGTTCTTGATGAGGTCAAGGAAGATACCAGTTATTCCGTTGAAAAGGGACAGGTCATGAAGCAATGGCCTTATGAAGAAGGGGATACTGCTGCACCAGGCGACAAGGTCTCCATTTCCATAAGCACAGGGTTTCCGCCGGAGGCTATTGATTATGTCTTTAAAGTGCCTGTAGCTCCGTCAAGTGACGGTAAGAAGACTCAAATCCGTATTGTTTTCTCTGATGCCACCAAAGATGGAGCCCAGCAGGAATGGGGAACCCGCACGATCGCGAAGAGTCAGGTCTTATCCGTACCTCTGATCCTTGCCCCGAATAAAGACGGAGCAGTCTCGATCTACCAGAACGGAGATTATATTGAGGCTTTTGAGATCCGTTACTCGGATGCCAAAAACGGAACTGTGCAGATGCCTGAGCCTCCAGCGACAGCGACACCTGTACCTACACCTGAACCTACTCAGGCGCCAACTGAAAGTCCGCCTGAAGAGACAATTGAACCGGAGATTCTGTCTCCGCCTACCGGCGAAGGCGAAAACACGGGTGAAGCGGGTCAGAATCAGACCGGATATTTGCCGGATAACTCCAAGAATGCAAATGTACTGACGAATGACAAGAAAACAAACGGTAAAAATAAAGAAAAAAACAAATCCTAA
- the rsgA gene encoding ribosome small subunit-dependent GTPase A, protein MPEGIIIKALSGYYYVKPLRDGVIATEEEAVQCRGRGILKKKGVAPLVGDRIIYVLTENGEGMVDELLPRESELIRPQVANVKLAVLLFSVREPDMNLNLLDKFLVHIEHSGLNTLIVLTKQDLADDDGKATQMVKELYERIGYEVMVTSSLTGSGSDELRNRLAGVISVFSGQSGVGKSTLLNRLVPGLELETGEISLRLGRGRHTTRHVELMDIGNGGFVADTPGFSQLDFLELGVEELSVCFREFAPYAENCKFRGCSHLHEPSCRVIEAWQAGEIADSRYEHYKLFYNEMKDKKRRY, encoded by the coding sequence ATGCCTGAAGGAATAATTATCAAAGCGTTAAGCGGATATTATTACGTTAAGCCGCTCCGGGACGGAGTAATTGCGACAGAGGAAGAGGCCGTTCAATGCCGTGGTCGGGGGATTCTTAAGAAAAAAGGGGTTGCTCCGCTCGTCGGTGACCGCATAATCTATGTTCTGACCGAAAACGGGGAAGGGATGGTTGACGAATTGCTTCCGCGTGAATCGGAACTCATCCGCCCGCAGGTTGCCAACGTGAAGCTGGCTGTACTGCTGTTCTCGGTGCGGGAGCCGGATATGAATTTGAATCTCCTGGACAAGTTTCTGGTCCACATCGAACATTCCGGTCTGAACACCCTGATTGTGCTGACCAAACAGGATTTAGCGGATGACGATGGGAAAGCAACGCAAATGGTTAAAGAGCTTTATGAACGTATCGGCTACGAAGTGATGGTTACTAGCTCTTTAACCGGCTCTGGCAGCGATGAGCTGCGCAACCGGCTTGCCGGAGTCATCAGTGTCTTCTCCGGACAATCCGGTGTAGGCAAGTCAACGCTGCTTAACCGGCTGGTGCCCGGTCTTGAACTGGAGACGGGTGAAATCAGCCTGCGGCTCGGCCGGGGACGCCATACTACCCGCCATGTGGAGCTGATGGATATCGGTAATGGCGGCTTTGTGGCCGATACACCCGGGTTCAGCCAGTTGGACTTTTTGGAACTCGGCGTGGAGGAGCTGTCGGTCTGCTTCCGGGAGTTTGCTCCTTATGCGGAGAATTGCAAGTTCCGCGGCTGCAGTCATCTGCATGAGCCATCCTGCCGTGTCATCGAGGCATGGCAGGCTGGAGAAATTGCAGACAGCCGCTATGAGCATTACAAGCTGTTCTACAATGAAATGAAAGACAAGAAGCGGAGGTACTAA
- the rpe gene encoding ribulose-phosphate 3-epimerase, which produces MIIIAPSLLSADFAALGTEVAEAEASGADWIHVDVMDGHFVPNITLGPPIVKAVKSHTSLPLDVHLMIENPERYIADFAAAGAAVITVHAEACVHLHRVIHQIKELGLMAGVAINPGTPASAVREVLEDVDMVLVMTVNPGFGGQAFIPHTLRKIRQIREWANEANHKGLRIEVDGGIAEATAPLVAEAGADTLVAGNAVFGRSDRAAAIKAIREAAEATIR; this is translated from the coding sequence ATGATTATAATTGCCCCATCTTTGTTATCGGCGGATTTCGCCGCACTTGGTACTGAAGTAGCGGAAGCGGAGGCCAGTGGTGCAGACTGGATTCACGTGGATGTGATGGACGGTCATTTTGTGCCGAATATTACGCTGGGTCCGCCCATTGTCAAAGCAGTGAAGTCCCACACTTCTTTACCGCTTGATGTGCACCTGATGATTGAGAATCCGGAACGTTACATTGCCGATTTTGCTGCAGCCGGTGCAGCGGTGATTACGGTACACGCAGAGGCTTGCGTGCATCTCCACCGGGTTATCCATCAGATCAAGGAGCTGGGCCTGATGGCCGGCGTGGCGATCAATCCGGGGACTCCGGCTTCTGCCGTGCGCGAGGTGCTTGAGGATGTGGATATGGTGCTTGTGATGACCGTGAATCCCGGCTTTGGCGGCCAAGCCTTCATTCCCCATACACTGCGTAAGATCCGGCAGATCCGGGAGTGGGCGAATGAAGCCAATCACAAAGGGCTGCGCATCGAGGTCGACGGCGGAATTGCCGAAGCAACGGCACCCCTGGTGGCTGAAGCGGGCGCAGACACCCTTGTCGCAGGCAATGCCGTGTTTGGACGCAGCGATCGCGCTGCCGCCATCAAAGCAATCCGTGAAGCAGCAGAGGCAACAATCCGTTAA
- the spoVM gene encoding stage V sporulation protein SpoVM has translation MKFYTFKLPRFLGGFVKAILNTFQKS, from the coding sequence ATGAAATTTTACACGTTTAAGCTGCCAAGATTTTTGGGAGGTTTTGTTAAAGCGATTTTGAATACTTTTCAGAAAAGCTGA
- the rpmB gene encoding 50S ribosomal protein L28 has protein sequence MSRKCTVTGKKPGSGNHVSHANNRNRRSWGVNVQKVRILVNGKPKRVYVSTRALKAGKVERV, from the coding sequence ATGTCCCGCAAATGTACTGTAACAGGCAAGAAACCGGGCAGCGGCAACCACGTGTCTCACGCAAACAACCGCAACCGTCGTTCTTGGGGAGTTAACGTTCAGAAGGTCCGTATCCTAGTGAACGGCAAACCGAAACGCGTGTACGTCAGCACCCGTGCTTTGAAAGCCGGCAAAGTTGAACGCGTTTAG